ataacaataacaataatgatatcgtTGGCCAAACTGTCCAGTTACTTGCTTGTGAACTAAAAGGGCATCATCGTGCATATCAACCATCTATTTTTAAGGTTCCTACTGAGCTCATAGATATCAGTCCTGAGTCATACATCCCACAGGTCGTCTCTATTGGACCTCTCCATAGAGCAGCGACACACGTGCAAGCATTCGAAGCACGGAAAGCTACGTATCTAAATGATCTATTGGGTTGGTTAGATCTTCCTCATGAGCCCACGTTGGAAGAATGTGTCCAGAAGGTAACTGGTTCTATCAATTATATAAAACAAAGTTATAATGAAATGGTGTCCTATACTGACGTTGAACTTGCACATATGATGGTTATGGATGGTTTCTTCATACTCGAGTTCATTTACAAAGTTAAAGATAAAGATATTGATTCGTTCCTTGGCGAATCGATTATGAAAGAtttgttaaagttagaaaaccaaatccctttctttgttcttcaAGATCTCTTTGATTGCACTATTTTGAAATGTCGGCCAAGTGCCTCTCTTACTGACCTTGTTCTTGATGCTCTTCAAGTTGTTAGCATTTTTGTACAAGACCCAAGAAATGAAATTGATATCCCA
This genomic window from Rutidosis leptorrhynchoides isolate AG116_Rl617_1_P2 chromosome 2, CSIRO_AGI_Rlap_v1, whole genome shotgun sequence contains:
- the LOC139889487 gene encoding UPF0481 protein At3g47200-like, whose protein sequence is MANNNNNNDIVGQTVQLLACELKGHHRAYQPSIFKVPTELIDISPESYIPQVVSIGPLHRAATHVQAFEARKATYLNDLLGWLDLPHEPTLEECVQKVTGSINYIKQSYNEMVSYTDVELAHMMVMDGFFILEFIYKVKDKDIDSFLGESIMKDLLKLENQIPFFVLQDLFDCTILKCRPSASLTDLVLDALQVVSIFVQDPRNEIDIPRPGTTPDHILGLLHTKKIYSIRILKFTNLQC